Part of the Prunus dulcis chromosome 8, ALMONDv2, whole genome shotgun sequence genome is shown below.
ATAACACTTAACATCTTCACTTCATTATAttagcccttttttttttttttttttttctttcaactgAAAAGTTTTATGTTTAACAATGTTGATGCCATGGTTTTCGAATCTCTAAAGTATAACCTGCCAAGCATTTTGACACATGCAGAGATATTTGTTGATGACATGCAGAGATATTTGTGTTGCAATTTCCTTGGCTATGTTATTAAAATGCCAACCATGTTATAAGTTCCAACTTATAATTCAATCCAATCCCCTTGTTGTATTTTAGAAGCTTGAAGTACTACTTTAATGCAGattgttaaaattttatttcgtTATGAGCACTTCTGTTTAATTCTGATAGATTGGCGAGCTGGCTAAGTCATTTCTATGGAATTCATATTTCCCTGTACACTTGGATGAGACACTCTTCCATGTTCTGCTGCTACTTTCAAAGCATCGGCTGCAAGTTGTGCCTGTCATAGAGAGAACCAGTTCTAAGCTCATTGGTTTTATTTCACAGGTATATTTATCTCTAAATTCTACTTCATAAATAGTACTTTTGAGAAGCAAATATGGCCATTAGCAGAAGGCCAAAATGAGAATCTGTATAAGTAACAAGAAATTGAGATGATCTTTGGCAGTTTTTGTTTAAAGCTTACAAAACAACACGAAGCTTAAGTTCTTGATTATCTATTATGCGTTGATAGCATGGAGTACTTCTGCTGCTGCTTCAATCAAGTGGTTTAGACTGGTTTGATAGCATTGCTGACAAGCTTTTATCAGAGTTCCGGTATGTCAACCCATAAACtgctcttcttttcttttcttcatctcttttttttgggggataAATCAAGCTATAAGAATAGTTTAAAATTGGATGGTAAGTTCTCATTTAGTTTGGAATTGCATCTCTACGGATGTTTCAATACAGGTTTGGTAATGAAGAGAATGTTGTACATGTATATGGAGACCAAAGCATGACAGAAGCTCTTCATGTTCTATGGAAAAGCCAAAATGGTGCAGTTGCTGTCACAGATAGGAAAAGTAAGAGGGTCATTGGTAGCATAAGGAAATGCGATATCTACCTCCTTCTAGAGAATCTACCTCGCAATATAAAGTAAGTTACATCCATTTTTTCATTCTCCCttctatgttttgttttgtaatatatatttttcgttttatttttcgctattgttttttaaataaaagagagaCAAGGAGGAGAGAGGAGGTCCCCAACTCCCCAAATTCAAACTGATTGCCAACTATCTCCAACTTAACCATGTTGTGGAGTTCAGATATTGAATTTTAACTCAAAAGTTTTATATGCAATGAGATATGCTACTTAAAATTTCCAATGTCAAACAGCCGTTTATCCAATATGCCACTAATGAATGAACAATTCCTAACTTCACCGTTCTGTTCTCCCCTCTTCTTCTAGctgacaaagaaaaacagaaaactgaACAGGGATATGCTTCTAAAACGAAAAGAGATATGCATCTAAAGGAGTTGTTAGTTTCTCATGTCCACTTCAGTGTAGCATTTGATctgcaaattatatatataggcaCACATAAATGTCCAGACCCTTGCCAGTTATATCTTAATAACAGCGTGAACACGACAAGATCATGGGCTTGTTTGCTGCCTAGGATTGGATAACTCATTGGAGCTAAGGCTTgttaaaggaagaaaagaataaatttTAACTTAAGATATGTAATATTACATGTTTAATTTGATATTTAATCATATAACTGCAGAAGTCTAAGTGTGGAGGAGTTCATTCACATGGAGAATGATCATAAAACAGGCTCTGATCCAACAATTGAAAGAGACATTGGGGCTCTTCTCTCAGCCGGCTTTCTGCGCCTCAAAAACAACTTTGCGCCAAGAATGGACTCACCAGTCACCAACAAGAAAACTGAAACACTGAAGCAAGCCATGAGAAACATGGCAGACACAAAAAGCAGTTTCAGCTTCTTGGTTGATGAATCAAATCAGGCCACAGGGATGCTCACATTGAGAGATATGATCATCCACTTTGCTCCACCATGTATAGATTCAAGCATCCATGGTTGTGGGTTCTTTGAATCTGCTCTGGAGCAGACTGGTTGCCATGTCAAAAATGGGACCATAATCTCTGATAATTGATTGATTTGACAGTGTTTCTAATGTTAATCTAAACCCAACGTttgctaaaaaaattgaaaaaaaccCAATATGCTGACTTAGGCTCTGCATTATTTCTTAGCTTTTGGAACATTGTGACAGCCTAACAGTGAGACTCTACACTGCAACCATACTTATCTAGGACTTATTGAATGGAAAGTGGCTTTTAAATAGCCTTTACAAAACCGAAAGCAAAGGAACACGACCCCATGACTAATCCCATGACTAACAATCCCTGAAGTCAAGGGATCCTCCTAAAGAATAATTCAAACCTTATCTACTTCCTTATAACAAGGTTTATTTCAACTAAAACTAAACAACTTTAACAAATAGTAAATAACAACTTTTCACCCTCCCGTAAATTGAAAGGCAATAAAGCTTTCAATTTAAAGACAAACTTGAACAGATCCCCAGCAATTTCCGCATCTTTACGAATGCCTCCAACTTTAATGGCTTAGTTAGGATATCAGCAACCTGCATATTGCTTGGACAATGCTCTAACTCAATTACTTCATTTTTGACAAGATCTCGAAGAAAATGGAATCTGACATCAATGTGCTTGCTCCTCCCATGCATTACTGGATTTCTGGACAGCTTAATAGCAGAGCTATTGTCACAGAAAATCACAATAGGCTTATCTTGTTTAAAGCACAGTTCTTCTAGCAACCTCCTTAGCCAAACAGCTTGACAAGCACTTGAAGTTGCAGCTATGAATTCAGCTTCTGTTGTAGAGAGAGTGACAACTGGTTGTTTTTTCGATGACCAAGAGACAGCTGCTGAACTTAGCATGAATACATATCCAGATGTACTTTTCCTATCATCAAGATCACCTGCATAGTCACTGTCGCTGAATCCCATTAGCTCATCCCCAGCTTCCTTCTTGTTTATAGTTTCCTTCTTGTAGAATAGACCAAGGTCTGTTGTTCCTTTCAAATAGCGAAGCACTCTCTTAGCTGTCTGATAATGAAGTTCAGTAGGTGATTCCATGTACCTACTAATAAGGCTCACAGCAAACATCAGATCAGGTCTGGTAGCAGTTAAGTACATTAGGCTTCCCACTATTTGCTTGAAGTGAGTGCTATCGACTTCTCTTCCTCCCACATCCTTGTTAAGCTTTGTTCCTGGAACTATAGGATTTTGGACAGAATTGCAATCTTCCATGTGAAATCTTTTGAGAATTTCCTCAGCATATTTCTTCTGTCCAATAAAGACCCCATTGCTTGTTTGCTTCACTTCAATTCCAAGAAAATAGTGCATTTTTCCCAAGTCTGTCATCTCAAATTCTTCCAACATGGACTTCTTGAATTCTTTGAACATATCTTCATTATTTCCTGTGAAAATTAGATCATCCACATAAAGGCATACAATAAGAATCTCACATTCTTTACCATGCTTGACAAACAAAGTGTGCTCGTATGGGCACTTGGTGAATCCAGCTTTCAAGAAGTGTGACTCTATACGACTATATCAAGCTCTTGGAGCCTGCTTTAGTCCGTATAGAGCCCTTTTTAATATGTAGACCTTCTGTTCTTTCCCTCTTTGCACATATCAGGGGGTTGATCGATGAACACTCTTTCATTGAGTTCTCCATATAAAAATGCAGACTTCACATCAAGTTGATAGATTGACCAATCATTTTGTGCAGCTAAGGATATAACCAAGCGTATGGTATCATGACGAACCACAGGGGCAAATACTTCTGAATAATCAATACCATACTCTTGGGTATAACCTTTAGCTACTAACCTGGCCTTGTACTTGtcaatctctccattttctttgaatttggtCTTGAATATCCACTTCACTCCCACTGTTTTTTCTCCTTCAGGCAAGTCAATCAACTCCCACGTATCATTCCTTTCAATAGCTTGTATCTCCAAGTCCATGGCTTTTCTCCACTTTGAACTCTTCACAGCATCATAAAAAGCAGTGGGATCATTCCCACCAGTCAAAGCAATTTGAGCAATGTTCTCATTATCTGAGAGCTCATTACCGCTCACATAATCTGTCATCCAACCAGGGGGTCTTCTCTGCCTTAATAAATTTGGTGAAGCTTCAGTAATTCTTGGTGAATTGTGTCCAACAGGTTCATCTTCTACTTCTCTAGATGTGACTTCTTCAACACCATTCattgtttcaatttcttcaagatcaACACCAGctctcttttcttgtttgttgttCCAGTCCCAACCATTAGCTTCATCAAATACCACATCTCTACTGATTATGATCTTTTGAGTCTCTGGATTGTACAGTCTATAGGCCTTTGACTCTTCACTGACTCCAAGCATCACACATTTTGTGCTCTTATCATCAAGCTTGGTTCTTAGATTGTCTGGAGTGTGAACATAAGCCAGACAACCAAAAACCTTAAAATAATTCACTTGAGGTTTTTTGCTACTCCATGCCTCCTCTGGTGTTACACTCTTCACAGCATGAGTAGGACATCTATTTAAGATGTGGGAGCTCCAATTCACAGCTTCGGgccaaaatttctttggcACCTTCATTCTTGCTAGCATGCTCCTTACCATGTTCATAATGGTACGATTTTTCCTCTCGGCCACACCGTTTTGTTGTGGTGAGTAAGCTGCAGTTAATTGCCTGTGTATACCATTCTTCTCACATAAATGAACAAAATCATTGGAAGTAAATTCTCCACCCCTATCAGTTCGAAGAGCTTTAATAAATACACCAGTTTCTTTTTCAACAGAGGCtttaaatttcttgaaaactACTAGAGCTTCAGACTTCTCAGTAAGGAAATATATCCATGTTTTCCTACTAAAATCATCAGTAAAGGTTATGAAATACCTTTTGTTGCTGTTGGAGATTGGGTTGACAGGTCCACATATGTCAGAATGCACCAATTCAAGTATTCGTGTGGCTCTCCAATTGCTCTCCTTAGGAAATGGCTCACGATGTTGCTTTCCCACCATACATTCTTCACAAACTCTTGAAGGAACTTGCAGCAGAGGAAGAGCTTTCaccatatttttttgttggagtgCTTTAAGACCATTGAAGTTTAGATGTCCAAATCTGAAGTGCCACAACCACGTGTCCTCTTCTATTGTGGATTTGTAACACATTTGCTTCTCAGCTGCTGATTCAGTTTTGAGTGTAAACATGCGGTTGGAAGTCATATCAGCTTGAATGATCAAACCCTTGTCAGGATGATGAATCTGACAAGAGTTCTTTTGAATCAAAACGacaattcctttttcttgcaACTGACCAAGACTGATCAGATTGCTTTTTAACTCAGGAACATAAAATACCTCAGTTATACAGTGCTTCACTCCATTGACTTCAATCCTTATGTTGCCTTTTCCCATGACACGAAGATTGGAGTTGTTTCCAAGCTTCACATTATCCCTGAAAGATTCATCCATATTCGAAAACAACTTCTTACTCCCACTCATGTGATTGCTGCATCCAGAGTCCAAGTACCAGGTGCTGCTCATTTGATCACCTTCGTCTTCAACATATGCCATCAGCAACATTTCTTCCTCAGTCTCAGCCACATTAGCCTTGTACTCCTTCTCCTTCTGAGGACATTCATATTGAAAATGTCCAAGTTCATGACAGTGGTAGCACTCCACGGTTGATTTGTCAAATGAACCTTGTCGACCTCTCCCTCTTCCACGACCTCTGAAACTGCCTCgacctcttcctcttcctggTGAATAAGTCTCTTGACTAACCTTTAAAGCTTGCTCTTCCATTTCATGACAGGTCATCCTTTGTTCATGTACCAGCAGACTACTTTGCAGTTCATCAATTGAAAGGGCATCAATTTCCTTTGACTCTTCAATTGAACATACAACATAATTGTACTTAGGTGTCATAGATCTGAGAATCTTCTCAATCACGGTGACATCTTCCATTCTATCTCCATGTATCCTCATTTTGTTTGCAACAGTCAATGTTCGAGCAAAATATTCAGTGACTGTTTCTCCATTCTTCATTTGCAACATCTCGAACTCTTTGCGAAGAGCTTGCAGTTGTGCACGTTTGACTCTAGCGGTGCCTTGATACTTTTTCTTCAAGGAATCCCAGATATCCTTTGCTGTATCCTTCTTCAGAATTGTCTCCAAAATAGCTCGATCAATAGCTTGAAACAAGTAATTCTTGGCCTTCAAGTCTTTGAGCTTCTGATCCTCTATACTTTTGAGTTGAGCTTCTGTCAACACCGTTCCTTCTGCATATGTTGTGATTCCATTCTCCACGAGACTCCAGTATTCTTTAGACCTCAAAAAATTCTCCATTAACATGCTCCAATGATCATAGTGACCATCAAAGCGTGGGATTGATGGTTGAACAAAGCTGCTTCCTTCAGTCGACATTGATACTTGCTACGGCAAGAGTTGCTACTTTTCTTTGCTCTTTAggccccaatttttttttgctctgataccaattgtCAATATCTAGCTTTTAATTGAGAGAATACTTATCACTTATTGAATGGAAAGTGGCTTTTAAATAGCTTTACAAAACCGAAAGCAAAGGAACACGACCCCATGACCAATCCCATGACTAACAATCCCTGAAGTCAAGGGATCCTCCTAAAGAATAATTCAAACCTTATCTACTTCCTTATAACAAGGTTTATTTCAACTAAAACTAAACAACTTTAACAAATAGTAAATAACAACTTTTCAGAGGTAAGCTCAATAATCTTAAAACACAGATTTTAAGAGAATATCCTCAAGCATATTATGTCAATTGTTTTGCACATAAACTACAACTCCAAATCGAAGGCACCCACAGTGAACGCGAAGGAGATGAAGACTTTTGGGATGTGATAGAACGAGAGAGGGAGGGTTTGAACCAAGTGAGGTCCAGATAAGGAGAGGTCGAGAGACATGGGAACTTTTCATTGAGAGGGAGAAACTTAGAAGATTGGCGTGCGTCGTGAAAATTTAGGTCTGAGAGACAACTTAAGTGAAATAGTGTTCAGCATGGTTTGGATTGACGTTGTTTAGTCTTAACAACCGACATGCTTTTGAAATATGTTTTCATAAACCACCATATTAGACAGAGGCGGATCCATTAAGGtgcaaggaggtgcagctgcacctttTTTCGCCGAAAAAACCATTGTAGGAGCTTCAAACTGCCCCTTTGCTCAACTGGTGTACatattaccttatttccattttcaacattggcttattatcacaaaacatccctgaggtttacgaaactatcagattgcatccttaatgtttttttgtgtcacttatggtcctcaaagttagtatgtgcaatcacaaatggtccctgacgttagggtctgtcaaaaactctgttagtttgctatcgtggcatacatatatatcacaaaacatccccgaggtttacacacttatcacaaatggtccttacgaattttttttaaaaaaatttaaaattcataaaattttggttttatttttaaaattatttataaatgaaaaaacaatttatagaaggattttaatcttgaggaccatttatgaaccctaaacttttagtttttttttcatttttaaattttatgaattttaaattattttttaaaaacttcattagtttgttgatgtggcatatatatggagcccacatctataataatatagtgtcacatgtatttaaaatttaatatatattttaaaataattataattcataaattttaaaaagaaaaaaaaaattttatgaattttaaattaaaaaaatttcgtaaggaccatttgtgataggtgtgtgaaccttaaggatgttttgtgatatacatatatgccacgtcagcaaactaacggaatttttgacggaacctgacggcagggaccatttgtgatcatacatgctaactttgaggaccacgaatgacaaaaaaaaacattcaggatgcaatctgatagtttcgtaaactttagggacgttttgtgataataagcctttcaacatttaagtaaatgcctttgtccttttactttaatttatttttatattactacatttacttaagtttacaatgtaaataaggaagtaccccccatttggattcaaataaaaatactagaaaatcaaattcataccaaatcaaaatatgaaaatcggttttagtgcaaaatacgatttaggctaaaaatgatggcttattaagtcaatatatacttcatactaaaatcccataaaatcaagttttcttatttgatgtgtaaggaataaaagccgccaaaaattatcttgagaaaatgattattctgaaaaaccatttttcatacttaatcaattttgcacatccgctaaaaaatttctgggtCCGCCACTGATATTAGATATCCTACAATGTTGCTTGTATAACCGTTGACGTGATTTGTagttaattttaaaacaaCGACACGATATTCAGGTTTCGACGTCTTTTAGGTGAAAAGATCCCAACGCGCAATTTGCATGGGCGTATCCTGCCTTGTGGTGCTTTGAGTAATAATGCTTTCTAGATCCGTTCTTGCTGTTGTATACAAATTCAGCAATTGAAGAATGGAAAAATCGAAAGCCTATATGagaagtaattaagaaaaaacgAAAACATCTTACCTTGGAGTATCTTAATCCAGAATTTGACTATTGTCTTTTCCTCTCTATATTGAATTTACATAAGCCGAGTAGAAACCCAATCTTggaaataaattagaagagaGACGTTAATTTTCACCTGCATGCGAACTACTTCCACCCAGaaacatgaattttctttaactttaaaaattaaaagaaaaaacatattataattttctgtactatatattttcttgaaatAATTGCCAAGGTTTTCattcaaaaaagaagaataaattaaataatttaggGGAATATGCTGATGTAATCAGTTTTCATAAGTAGTGTTCTGAAATACTCACACTATAAATTTCAATCAGAAATACTCACTTCATAACATGAAAGTACCTAATTGCCctccatataaatatatctgTATTGACTCTTTATCccccaaaaattcattttctgaaactcaatttgtgagatcccacatcgaccaaacggagagggggtgatgtgccttatatggcacacctcgcatcaatatagtgggaggccttttgggagctcactggctttgggttcgtaggaactccgaagttaagcgagttggaggctggagcaatcccaggatgggtgaccacccagggaagttgcttcgtgagctcccagaaacaaaaccgtgcgggctggtgagaatgtagccaggcccaaagcggacaatatcgcgctacggcggagccggtccggggtgtgacagtttggtaccagagccactctgccgtgtggtgcgagtgtgccgacgaggacgtcggatcccttaaggggggtggattgtgagatcccacatcgaccaaacggagagggggttatgtgccttatatggcacacctcgcatcaatatagtgggaggccttttgggagctcactggcttcgggttcgtaggaactccgaagttaagcgagttggaggctggagcaatcccgggatgggtgaccaccctgggaagttgcttcgtgagctcccagaaacaaaaccgtgcgggctggtgagaatgtagccaggcccaaagcggacaatatcgcgctacggcggagccggtcaaAGGACCCGCCCTgaattttcccaaaacccgagacgaaccctttggaattcctgacatcaccccgatgccgggcccacttactaaaggccgagactttctgccgaaatttcggcagagtctcccctataaattggacatttcccaaaatttatacctgcatgaaaacacaatttatattctcaactggcagcatgcacaatataatttcatgcaattcatgcaaatggccttcggccttccaataattctcaaccaactaccaacaatttcaaatacccctttatgactaatatttagtctgcggctgcacctaataaccttaggctgcctacgtaccctcactgagggatcaagccacacgtagttcttccataaaacctaattccactCTCAAGTGATACCTCAACTCCTTTCTctgtattacacaaaatctcccaatacgccggtacaaccaacgccacgtatggggtctgtcaacacgccggataacctacgccacgtgcgaccatgccatactatcacatatctccccatacgccggtacaaccaacgccacgtatggggtttgtctcaacgccggataacctacgccacgtgagacctacacgtcatatcacataactccccatacgccggcacaaccaacgccacgtatggggcctgtcccaacgccggataacctacgccacgcgggacctcaacatcatatcataaatctccccatacgccggtacaaccaacgccacgtatggggcctgtcgacacgccggataacctacgccacgtgcgacctcaacacaatatcacaatatcccccccatacgccggtacaaccaacgccacgtatggggtctgtctcaacgccggataacctacgccacgcgagacctgacTTTCACTTGGTAGTGCTAGTAGTtaatccaaaatccggggaggtattTAAGGTAGTGCATATAGCACTccaactgacattctagactctgttgtatccttgtacaaccatataattatattttaattataatattgCGTAAGccccaacaatagtctagtacccgataatccccctgggaCGGTGAAATTACttcgggagactcacggtcaaccaagggtcaaactaccctaaccctggtcaaacgggcccacggggaccacgacctccaaactccgatccgaaagttcctatgggctCTATAAAttataggacactcgtcctaccagtttggttcagatcggacggtcggatcgctcacgatcgcacgatctaacggttaatataaaagataaactttaaaatatgaaatcggaacatccggggctccgattcaccatccgtgaattcctacacgatcctagaaatacctagtttaacatatattaaatttgggtccatccaacggtcccaacctatcgaacccggataacgcataataggcgatatccgttcgatagtcaaacgatgtccgaattgagatccgcgaaatcctacgcgctcgtgacggcacgaggacctcaaaactggacAGAGACGCGCCGCCcacctcgcccacgcgccgccacacgcgcgggcagaccgggggcccaaagcgataacgcttcgccggaaaatctcaaaaccacggctccaaactcctaccctaggtataacaccctatttggagccacttttgttcttgggcaacccccaaaaagtggccggaaatggccaaacacggcggccgaagttcggccgaatttcaattcgaaaatcaagTTGCCTACGCTACgaatcgatcaattcctacccaaccatcagctagagcatgaagaGAGGATGAATTTTcataccttgatcgccagaaatggcggccggaggagggagatcgagctccttgaattttgggttaaattcggtcggatttttgcattttccggCGAGCACAGGTGGTTCCGGGGGCTGAGATTGGTCGGGATGGAAAGAGGAGGATGGCacggttcttttgggaccggtgccaCCCCAAGTGGTGGCCGGATGTGGCGGCGGCGGCCCAAAAACCGCCGCTGTGAACAGTAACTCGGGGGGGGGGGCTGTTTCTGCgcaggggagagagagagagggaaaaatcagatttttataaaaaatcccatttcgaaatatttacggttatgccactgaacttgttttgctcgtaacttcttcgttccAACTCCGAATTGggcccactacatgtctacgaactcgtctCAGTgagacctatccaaaaatacaagtcacggtcccaaaatctctccggttaaaaatatgactaaaatacccttaaataattaaataattaaataagggttaaatttggggaaatttgggatcggggtgttacagactaccccccttataaaaatttcgtccccGAAATTTCTGACCTGTCACTCAAAGTGTTATGAGCATTGGGCTTGCCCCTACCATTCGGGACCCCCAGCTCTTCCTTGGAAAGCTAGACGCTTCCATTTGTGA
Proteins encoded:
- the LOC117637687 gene encoding SNF1-related protein kinase regulatory subunit gamma-1-like, which translates into the protein MQQIKDVMKNSEGGVAQKKESLVSNLKAQENNQEIDSGSALQLFLDNILISSIPGIKNSPVLELKTGDSVRDAIHLMHEKNVCGAPITDNTKGSFSDPYIGFIDFASIVLWFFEECGNRRRNTRAEEIGNYGVFDMLEQHPHIGQTKIGELAKSFLWNSYFPVHLDETLFHVLLLLSKHRLQVVPVIERTSSKLIGFISQHGVLLLLLQSSGLDWFDSIADKLLSEFRFGNEENVVHVYGDQSMTEALHVLWKSQNGAVAVTDRKSKRVIGSIRKCDIYLLLENLPRNIKSLSVEEFIHMENDHKTGSDPTIERDIGALLSAGFLRLKNNFAPRMDSPVTNKKTETLKQAMRNMADTKSSFSFLVDESNQATGMLTLRDMIIHFAPPCIDSSIHGCGFFESALEQTGCHVKNGTIISDN